Proteins encoded in a region of the Deinococcus sp. YIM 134068 genome:
- a CDS encoding peptidoglycan DD-metalloendopeptidase family protein: MNHTVIPLQRLSTRAIARSCRGLLLVAALLAGTADAYTVRPGDTLYRLAQAHGTTVTELVRLNGLTGTGLEVGQVLQLPGEGPVVGTAASAPTTPADLSSRISGVTVSAPVTLRMGDAFVLRLSGPRAGQATVRFPSEVGEDVRLPGERLSPVAVGSEYLVLGRAVLGKSTPLEYEVQVGEEVVGGWIPITGLAQPLQRLNLPRSVASKLEDPARKAEDAAVEQAYARRTAQAWSQPFQPAAKVQAQSSAFGQPRTYVAGGPVGYHYGTDYLAPAGTPVTAVNAGTVVVAGMYPVRGGLVVIDHGAGVTSLYFHQRAVTVKVGQQVTRGQKVGEVGSTGLSTGAHLHLEMRVRGEGTDPAGWMNRLWPK, encoded by the coding sequence ATGAACCACACCGTCATTCCCCTGCAGCGGCTGTCTACCCGCGCCATTGCTCGTTCGTGCCGCGGCCTGCTCCTGGTGGCCGCGCTTCTGGCAGGCACCGCTGACGCTTACACCGTCAGACCGGGCGATACCCTGTACCGTCTCGCGCAGGCCCACGGCACGACCGTCACGGAACTCGTGCGGCTGAACGGTTTGACCGGCACGGGCCTCGAGGTCGGCCAGGTCCTTCAGCTGCCGGGCGAGGGCCCGGTCGTGGGGACCGCTGCTTCCGCGCCGACCACTCCGGCCGACCTGTCCTCCCGGATCAGTGGGGTGACAGTCAGCGCGCCCGTGACGCTGCGGATGGGCGACGCGTTCGTCCTGCGCCTGAGTGGCCCCAGGGCCGGGCAGGCGACTGTGCGTTTCCCCAGCGAAGTGGGTGAGGACGTCCGCCTGCCCGGTGAGCGCTTGAGCCCCGTCGCCGTGGGAAGCGAGTACCTGGTGCTGGGGCGCGCCGTTCTCGGCAAAAGCACGCCCCTGGAGTATGAAGTTCAGGTGGGTGAGGAAGTGGTGGGGGGCTGGATTCCCATCACCGGGCTGGCGCAGCCTCTCCAACGGCTGAACCTGCCGCGCAGCGTCGCGAGCAAGCTTGAAGACCCGGCCCGGAAGGCGGAGGACGCCGCGGTCGAGCAGGCATACGCCCGGCGGACCGCCCAGGCGTGGTCGCAGCCCTTTCAACCGGCGGCGAAGGTGCAGGCGCAAAGCAGCGCGTTCGGGCAGCCGCGGACGTATGTGGCTGGCGGGCCAGTCGGGTACCACTACGGCACGGATTACCTGGCGCCCGCAGGGACTCCCGTGACGGCCGTCAATGCCGGGACGGTCGTCGTGGCGGGTATGTACCCGGTGCGCGGGGGCCTGGTCGTGATTGATCACGGAGCGGGAGTGACCAGCCTGTACTTCCATCAGCGTGCAGTGACGGTCAAAGTCGGGCAGCAGGTTACGCGCGGGCAGAAGGTCGGGGAGGTCGGCAGCACCGGGCTCAGTACCGGGGCGCACCTGCACCTCGAGATGCGGGTGCGTGGTGAGGGCACGGACCCGGCCGGGTGGATGAACCGTCTCTGGCCGAAATAG
- a CDS encoding alpha/beta hydrolase family protein, which yields MRARSYPGSTLTTRQTLSPGATYARRVVSYQSEGLRIEALLTVPSGTPPKGGWPAIVFNHGYIPPQQYRTTERYVAYVDAFARAGFVVLKPDYRGHGNSQGRPAGTAYWSPEYTTDVLNAFSSLRKLGSVNPARIGMWGHSMGGHITLRAMVINPQIKAGNIWAGVVGPYDLIFKDLPRWGSGAASTDPRAQMLAKYGTPAQSPALYRAISPNSFLADLGGRPVQLHHGTGDTHVPVSFSQALASGLKTAGQPHTLFTYPGDDHNLSRNLGVALKRSVEFFKKSL from the coding sequence ATGCGGGCCCGCTCGTACCCCGGCAGCACCCTGACGACCCGGCAGACGCTCTCGCCCGGCGCAACCTACGCCCGGCGTGTCGTGTCGTACCAGTCGGAAGGGTTGCGCATTGAGGCGCTGCTGACCGTGCCCAGCGGGACACCGCCTAAAGGCGGCTGGCCAGCCATCGTGTTCAACCACGGCTACATTCCCCCCCAGCAGTACCGCACCACGGAGCGGTACGTCGCGTACGTGGACGCGTTCGCGCGCGCCGGGTTCGTCGTCCTGAAGCCCGACTACCGCGGCCACGGGAATTCCCAGGGCAGGCCAGCAGGGACGGCGTACTGGTCCCCCGAGTACACCACCGACGTCCTGAACGCCTTCTCGTCCCTGCGGAAGCTGGGGAGCGTGAACCCCGCGCGGATCGGCATGTGGGGCCACTCGATGGGCGGGCACATCACCCTGCGCGCCATGGTCATCAACCCGCAGATCAAGGCCGGCAACATCTGGGCGGGCGTCGTCGGTCCGTACGACCTGATTTTCAAAGATTTGCCCCGCTGGGGGAGCGGTGCGGCCAGCACGGACCCGCGCGCGCAGATGCTCGCGAAGTACGGCACGCCCGCCCAAAGCCCTGCCCTGTACCGGGCGATTTCTCCCAACTCCTTTCTCGCGGACCTTGGGGGGCGCCCCGTGCAACTGCATCACGGCACGGGGGACACGCACGTCCCTGTCTCGTTCTCGCAGGCGCTCGCAAGTGGACTCAAGACCGCCGGGCAGCCCCACACCCTCTTCACCTACCCGGGAGACGACCACAATCTCAGCCGGAATCTGGGTGTGGCGCTCAAACGGTCCGTGGAATTTTTCAAGAAAAGCCTTTGA
- a CDS encoding peptidase C39 family protein: MKFSRTLLLGTLFLAPVAAAAPYAQQTSFGKPSPLIQAAQAQTSVPASWLPLPPSRGGRLEGPVVDVAPFNELIPSWNVTGPASSAVTVEVRVRRPDGRWTPYFGFGTWSAAGTRASARVIRTADGTVNTDTLTLPFRATAFQYRATLGSGLSAQLLSFNTADTALRFRGQGAAGQPGAWNKVLMVPGLSQMIYPNGGPIWCSPTSVSMILGFWKRPVRVPDAAKATYDRTYDGFGNWPFNTAYAATQGLQAMVTRLGSLRDAEAYLQRGLPLALSLRFKAGELPGGPLSWSNGHLLVLTGFDAQGNPVVNDPAAKNDAGVKRTYPRAVFERLWLNHAGGMAYVMAPRP, encoded by the coding sequence GTGAAGTTTTCCCGGACCCTCCTGCTCGGCACCCTGTTCCTCGCTCCAGTGGCTGCGGCGGCACCTTACGCGCAGCAGACCAGCTTCGGTAAGCCCTCGCCCCTGATTCAGGCGGCTCAGGCGCAGACGAGCGTTCCGGCCAGCTGGCTTCCCCTCCCGCCAAGCCGCGGGGGCCGTCTGGAAGGCCCGGTCGTGGACGTCGCCCCGTTCAACGAGCTGATTCCCAGCTGGAATGTCACCGGCCCGGCCTCCAGTGCCGTCACCGTGGAGGTCCGGGTGCGGCGACCGGATGGCCGCTGGACACCGTATTTCGGGTTCGGAACGTGGAGTGCGGCCGGGACCCGGGCGAGCGCCCGCGTTATCCGCACGGCAGACGGGACGGTCAACACCGACACGCTGACGTTGCCGTTCCGCGCCACGGCCTTCCAGTACCGGGCGACGCTCGGTTCCGGCCTGAGCGCACAGCTGCTGTCCTTCAACACGGCGGACACCGCCCTGCGGTTCCGCGGTCAGGGAGCGGCGGGCCAGCCGGGCGCCTGGAACAAGGTGCTGATGGTGCCGGGCCTTTCCCAGATGATCTACCCGAACGGCGGGCCCATCTGGTGCAGTCCGACGAGCGTCAGCATGATCCTGGGGTTCTGGAAGCGGCCCGTCCGCGTGCCGGACGCGGCCAAGGCCACGTACGACCGGACGTACGACGGTTTCGGCAACTGGCCGTTCAACACGGCGTACGCGGCCACGCAGGGGTTGCAGGCCATGGTGACGCGCCTGGGCAGTCTGCGGGACGCCGAAGCGTACCTTCAGCGCGGCCTTCCGCTGGCGCTCAGCCTCCGCTTCAAGGCGGGCGAGCTGCCCGGAGGCCCCCTCTCGTGGTCGAACGGACACCTGCTGGTCCTCACCGGATTCGACGCCCAGGGCAATCCGGTCGTGAATGACCCCGCGGCCAAGAACGACGCTGGCGTCAAGCGCACCTACCCGCGCGCCGTCTTCGAGCGGTTGTGGCTGAACCACGCGGGTGGTATGGCGTACGTGATGGCCCCCCGTCCATGA
- a CDS encoding four-helix bundle copper-binding protein — MTQHIQDMLQTHPQPQTLFDQGTLAECIAACFDCAQVCTACADACLGEREHLMHLVSCIRLNLDCADICGTTGRILSRLTQSNPGVMRAQLQACLAACQACGQECEMHAREMNMQHCAVCAESCRRCEQACQQLLGSLSA, encoded by the coding sequence ATGACGCAACACATTCAGGACATGCTGCAAACCCACCCTCAGCCTCAAACCTTGTTCGATCAGGGCACTTTGGCGGAGTGTATCGCCGCTTGTTTCGACTGTGCGCAGGTGTGTACCGCCTGCGCTGACGCCTGCCTGGGTGAGCGCGAGCACCTGATGCACTTGGTGAGCTGTATCCGCCTCAATCTCGACTGCGCCGACATCTGTGGCACGACTGGCCGGATTCTCTCGCGGCTCACCCAGTCCAACCCAGGCGTCATGCGCGCTCAGCTTCAGGCGTGCCTCGCGGCCTGTCAGGCGTGCGGCCAGGAGTGTGAAATGCACGCCCGCGAGATGAACATGCAGCACTGTGCCGTCTGCGCCGAAAGTTGCCGCCGCTGTGAGCAAGCCTGCCAGCAGCTCCTGGGGAGCCTGAGCGCCTGA